In bacterium, the following proteins share a genomic window:
- a CDS encoding ABC transporter permease: MEESSAIEKEGFTSTMHLSSLEFLIEEGLKNITRNAVISLASISTVAITLLVVGVISLAMVNLEYASQNLPGKLEVAVFLKRDVSLQGAEKLAEEVRNWEGVKEVKLVTKEEAWKKLQKDLEREINLTDLPNPLPHSLRIKAEGPQYIISIADALRREPIVDEVREGREIAERLHTLNNTIKWTGLIIGIFLFIASFLIIGNAVRLAIYARRQEIRIMQMVGATDLFIMGPFVVEGTTYGILGGLLAFLLLSLAYAYLYNHFPLSFLLLLPYQSLLIPLLLGILFLGVVIGMGSSLFSARYFLSSRREEFE; encoded by the coding sequence ATGGAAGAATCGTCAGCGATAGAGAAAGAGGGGTTTACGAGCACCATGCATCTGAGTAGCTTGGAATTCTTAATAGAAGAGGGGTTAAAGAATATAACCCGCAATGCGGTAATAAGCTTGGCATCTATAAGCACCGTTGCCATCACTCTTCTCGTGGTGGGAGTTATTAGCTTGGCAATGGTAAATCTGGAATATGCTTCTCAAAATCTTCCCGGAAAACTGGAAGTAGCCGTCTTCCTCAAAAGGGATGTGAGCCTTCAGGGTGCGGAAAAGCTCGCTGAGGAAGTGAGGAATTGGGAAGGGGTGAAGGAAGTCAAGCTTGTCACCAAAGAGGAGGCATGGAAGAAGCTGCAGAAGGATTTGGAAAGGGAGATAAACCTCACGGACCTTCCCAACCCCCTTCCTCATTCCTTGAGGATTAAAGCTGAAGGACCTCAATACATCATCAGCATAGCGGACGCGCTGAGGAGAGAGCCTATTGTTGATGAGGTAAGGGAGGGGAGGGAGATAGCGGAGAGGCTTCACACCCTCAACAATACAATTAAATGGACGGGATTGATTATAGGAATCTTCCTTTTCATTGCTTCTTTCCTTATAATTGGAAATGCTGTTCGTTTGGCGATTTACGCCCGACGCCAGGAGATAAGGATTATGCAGATGGTCGGTGCAACAGACCTATTCATCATGGGTCCCTTCGTCGTAGAGGGGACCACTTATGGCATATTGGGGGGATTGCTTGCATTCCTCCTTCTTTCTTTGGCTTATGCCTATCTCTATAACCATTTTCCCCTTTCTTTTCTTCTTCTCCTCCCCTATCAAAGCCTTCTAATTCCCCTCCTTTTGGGAATCCTCTTTTTGGGGGTCGTGATAGGGATGGGAAGCAGTCTCTTCTCCGCTCGCTATTTCCTGAGCAGTAGGAGGGAGGAATTTGAATAG
- a CDS encoding diacylglycerol kinase family protein: MKKRLRDSFKNAYRGLLQAIFKQSHMFYLMIIIILVILLFLFLRISYIEWIILFLALGLPIIAELINTAFEVIVDHLSPHYNPSVRLAKDIAAGAVLASLITMSGVVGLIFLHRVFRPAAPLAPSENKLVRLVGGLIILFIILGALKVWGNRGRAVKGIVEERSALAFYLALSTFFFMKSLPFLLGMLFLAFLVFLYQSRNSHNLKESFLGALLGVLLALFIFVVL, from the coding sequence ATGAAAAAGAGGCTTAGAGATTCATTTAAGAACGCATATAGGGGGCTTTTGCAGGCTATTTTCAAGCAAAGCCATATGTTTTATTTAATGATAATCATCATCTTAGTCATTCTTCTCTTTCTATTCCTGCGAATTTCCTATATAGAATGGATAATCCTTTTTCTTGCCCTTGGCTTGCCCATTATCGCCGAGCTGATAAATACCGCTTTTGAGGTGATAGTTGACCATCTTTCTCCCCATTATAATCCCTCGGTGAGGTTGGCGAAGGATATAGCGGCGGGAGCGGTGCTTGCGAGCTTGATAACAATGAGCGGGGTTGTGGGCTTGATATTTCTTCATAGAGTTTTCCGTCCAGCGGCGCCCTTGGCGCCTTCGGAGAATAAGTTGGTGAGGCTTGTGGGAGGATTGATAATACTTTTCATAATTTTGGGGGCTTTGAAGGTATGGGGGAATAGGGGGAGGGCAGTGAAAGGAATAGTTGAGGAAAGGAGCGCTTTAGCGTTCTATTTGGCTTTATCCACTTTCTTCTTCATGAAGAGTTTACCCTTCCTGCTTGGGATGCTTTTCCTCGCTTTCTTGGTTTTCCTTTACCAATCGCGAAACTCCCACAATCTAAAAGAATCTTTCCTCGGCGCCCTTTTAGGCGTCTTACTTGCATTATTCATCTTTGTGGTATTATAG
- a CDS encoding ferritin has protein sequence MGTKGKKIVGEGVEQIIEKLNKALADEWLAYYQYWVGAKVVKGILRGPVSAELSEHAGEELAHAEKLAERIIQLGGVPLLSPEEWLKMTNCGYAAPEDPSVSAVLEQNIKGEQCAIEIYNNLLKELKDKDPVTYHLVLEILEDEIEHEEDLENLKEDLEKKGG, from the coding sequence ATGGGCACGAAAGGGAAAAAGATTGTTGGCGAGGGCGTTGAGCAGATTATAGAGAAGCTCAATAAAGCCCTTGCGGATGAATGGTTAGCCTACTACCAGTATTGGGTAGGGGCGAAGGTCGTTAAGGGAATTTTGAGGGGACCTGTGAGCGCCGAGCTAAGCGAACACGCTGGAGAGGAGCTCGCTCACGCCGAGAAGCTCGCCGAGCGGATAATCCAGCTCGGGGGCGTTCCCCTTCTCTCCCCCGAGGAATGGCTCAAGATGACGAACTGTGGATACGCCGCCCCCGAAGACCCAAGCGTCTCCGCTGTCCTTGAGCAGAACATAAAGGGGGAGCAGTGTGCAATTGAGATTTACAATAACCTCCTCAAAGAGCTAAAGGACAAGGACCCTGTCACCTATCATCTCGTGCTTGAGATATTGGAGGACGAGATAGAGCACGAGGAGGATTTGGAGAACCTCAAAGAGGATTTGGAAAAGAAAGGAGGATAG
- a CDS encoding HDIG domain-containing protein, with the protein MRFFKRQKKAREKGTKGRIRKHFLPFVIATIVTSALLSLPLSFRSFSLHIGKPAPFDIRAFRTVQYIDEEKTEALRREAENRVPLQYVAVSFANTEAEDALRDCFRLIREARTGTSLTAEHLQSLRSSLPISLSIQSLTTLLQSKEDLFQLEDKAIQILRLVMQGNIRDNEADLKMAREKAIALVKRAFPNAKEASAIAELVSKAVRANLVVDRQATEKLREKARSSVKPVYERIMFGELLVRKGEKITPEIYNKLLALGLVGRLPPLKDVVTLFFAVLLSYSIILLYLYHYKKEIYDDLRLQSLLWLLLFLGFWGFKLGISFQFTPAIVSAAVSISIASLLGGEAATIVLPFLCLLMSLSAGGEMQIGAMGVLAGGVGIVSTLRLRERIDILKSSLALAVTVILSFFLLVNWGGREGLPFALFWGTISAILGIVIAWLGVSILERLFGITTHFRLLELANPEAPILRELLLNAPGSYQHSIITANLAEAAAKAIGADALLCRVSALYHDIGKAKRPLYFIENQLGENIHESLTPSLSSLVIISHVRDGVEMAKEAKLPPKVIEIIAQHHGTSLVSYFYHRALGERPEDVEEVKYRYDGPKPQSKEAAIVMLADSVEAAVRSLPDKTPENVEALVDRIIKQKLADGQLDEADISFKDLRRIKSAFLSILRALIHKRLEYPMEEETKVGGQNNRAKQNSIKEAVAEKSSEENN; encoded by the coding sequence ATGCGGTTCTTTAAGCGTCAGAAAAAAGCGAGGGAAAAAGGTACGAAGGGAAGGATTAGAAAGCATTTCCTTCCCTTCGTGATTGCCACCATCGTTACTTCTGCCCTTCTTTCCCTTCCTCTTTCTTTTCGTTCCTTCTCCCTCCACATAGGGAAACCTGCCCCCTTTGATATAAGGGCTTTTCGCACCGTTCAATATATTGATGAGGAAAAAACGGAGGCTTTGAGAAGGGAAGCGGAGAATAGGGTTCCCCTCCAATATGTGGCGGTCAGCTTTGCCAACACGGAGGCGGAGGATGCCCTTCGTGATTGTTTTCGTCTCATCAGGGAAGCAAGGACAGGGACTTCTCTAACAGCCGAACATCTCCAATCCCTTCGTTCTTCCCTCCCCATCTCATTGTCTATTCAATCCCTCACCACCCTCCTACAATCAAAGGAGGATCTCTTCCAACTTGAGGATAAGGCTATCCAGATACTTCGTCTCGTCATGCAGGGAAACATAAGGGATAACGAAGCGGACTTGAAGATGGCGAGGGAAAAAGCAATCGCTTTGGTAAAGCGCGCTTTTCCTAACGCAAAGGAAGCATCAGCGATTGCCGAGCTTGTCTCCAAAGCGGTGCGGGCGAATCTTGTAGTTGATAGGCAAGCGACGGAGAAGCTGAGGGAAAAGGCGAGGAGTTCCGTGAAGCCAGTCTATGAGAGGATAATGTTCGGCGAATTGCTTGTGCGTAAAGGCGAGAAGATAACACCTGAAATATACAACAAGCTCTTGGCTTTGGGGCTCGTTGGTCGCCTTCCACCACTTAAGGATGTCGTAACCCTTTTTTTCGCAGTCCTTCTTTCATATTCAATAATTCTTCTTTACCTTTATCATTATAAGAAAGAAATATACGATGATTTGAGACTTCAATCCCTTCTTTGGCTTCTCTTATTTTTAGGCTTTTGGGGCTTCAAGTTGGGGATATCCTTCCAATTCACTCCAGCGATTGTTTCCGCTGCAGTGTCCATCTCTATTGCCTCCCTTTTAGGAGGGGAAGCCGCGACAATAGTCCTTCCCTTTCTCTGCCTTCTAATGAGCCTTTCAGCTGGCGGGGAGATGCAGATTGGTGCGATGGGAGTTCTCGCGGGTGGAGTGGGGATTGTCTCAACGCTTCGTTTGAGGGAAAGAATTGACATTTTGAAATCCTCCCTTGCCTTAGCTGTAACTGTCATTCTTTCTTTCTTCCTTCTCGTAAATTGGGGTGGAAGGGAAGGGCTTCCCTTCGCTCTATTTTGGGGGACGATTAGCGCGATTCTGGGAATAGTAATTGCTTGGTTAGGCGTATCCATTCTGGAGAGGCTGTTTGGGATAACCACTCATTTTCGGTTGTTGGAATTAGCCAACCCTGAAGCGCCCATCCTTAGGGAGCTCCTCCTAAATGCTCCAGGTTCCTATCAGCACAGCATCATAACCGCCAATCTGGCGGAGGCTGCTGCTAAAGCGATTGGAGCTGATGCCCTCCTTTGCAGAGTGAGCGCGCTATATCACGATATAGGAAAGGCAAAGCGTCCCCTTTACTTCATAGAGAACCAGTTAGGAGAGAACATACACGAGAGCCTCACTCCCTCCTTAAGCAGTTTGGTGATAATCTCCCATGTGAGGGATGGAGTGGAGATGGCTAAAGAGGCGAAGCTTCCTCCCAAAGTGATAGAGATAATCGCTCAGCATCATGGGACATCTCTTGTTAGCTATTTCTATCATCGTGCTTTGGGGGAGAGACCGGAGGATGTGGAGGAGGTCAAGTATCGTTATGATGGACCGAAGCCGCAGAGCAAGGAGGCGGCGATAGTTATGCTTGCGGACTCGGTTGAGGCGGCTGTGCGTTCCCTTCCCGATAAGACGCCAGAGAATGTTGAGGCTCTGGTGGATAGGATAATAAAGCAGAAATTGGCTGACGGTCAGTTGGATGAAGCGGATATCAGCTTCAAGGATTTGAGGAGGATAAAGAGCGCCTTCCTTTCCATATTGAGAGCGCTAATCCATAAGCGTCTGGAATACCCGATGGAGGAGGAAACGAAAGTTGGCGGTCAGAATAATCGCGCTAAACAAAATAGCATTAAAGAAGCGGTCGCTGAAAAGAGTAGCGAAGAAAACAATTGA
- a CDS encoding peroxiredoxin — translation MKGMPLIGERFPQMEVKTTHGTLQLPDAYEGKWFILFSHPADFTPVCTTEFVAFQKRYDEFRKLNCELIGLSIDQVFSHIKWVEWIKEKLGLEIEFPVIADDTGKVANKLGLIHPAKGTNTVRAVFIVDPKGVIRAMLYYPQELGRNMDEILRMVKGLQTADANGVAMPANWPNNELIGDEVIIPPANTVKDAEERPKKYTCFDWWFCHRKL, via the coding sequence GTGAAGGGGATGCCCTTGATTGGAGAAAGGTTTCCCCAAATGGAGGTAAAGACGACGCACGGAACGCTACAGCTACCTGATGCCTACGAGGGTAAATGGTTCATACTCTTCAGCCATCCCGCGGACTTCACACCCGTGTGCACGACTGAGTTCGTCGCTTTCCAGAAGCGCTATGATGAGTTCAGGAAACTGAACTGCGAGTTGATAGGTCTAAGCATAGACCAGGTTTTCTCCCACATAAAGTGGGTGGAATGGATTAAGGAGAAACTCGGACTGGAGATAGAGTTCCCAGTCATCGCCGACGACACTGGAAAGGTTGCCAATAAGCTCGGGCTCATCCATCCAGCCAAGGGAACGAATACGGTACGAGCTGTCTTCATCGTCGACCCCAAGGGTGTCATAAGAGCTATGTTGTATTATCCCCAGGAATTGGGAAGAAACATGGATGAGATTTTGCGAATGGTGAAAGGGCTGCAAACAGCTGATGCTAATGGAGTAGCTATGCCGGCAAACTGGCCGAACAACGAGCTTATAGGCGATGAAGTGATTATTCCTCCCGCCAACACGGTTAAGGATGCGGAGGAAAGACCCAAGAAGTACACTTGCTTTGACTGGTGGTTCTGCCACCGAAAGCTATAA
- a CDS encoding desulfoferrodoxin produces MTKKGEIYKCNICGNIVEVLHPGAGQLVCCGQPMELLVEKTEDVGMEKHVPVIEKTEGGILVKVGSVPHPMEEKHYIEWIEVWVDGEVYRKYLNPGDKPEAEFCVKGEKIEAREHCNIHGLWKA; encoded by the coding sequence ATGACGAAAAAGGGAGAGATTTACAAGTGTAATATATGTGGCAACATCGTTGAGGTGTTGCATCCCGGGGCAGGGCAGTTGGTGTGCTGTGGGCAACCGATGGAGTTGCTCGTTGAGAAAACCGAAGATGTAGGTATGGAGAAGCATGTGCCCGTTATTGAGAAGACGGAGGGCGGGATATTGGTGAAGGTGGGTTCTGTTCCCCATCCGATGGAGGAGAAGCATTACATTGAGTGGATAGAGGTGTGGGTGGATGGTGAGGTTTACAGGAAATATTTGAATCCTGGAGATAAGCCCGAGGCTGAATTTTGCGTGAAAGGGGAGAAGATAGAGGCTAGGGAACACTGTAATATCCACGGTTTGTGGAAGGCGTAA
- a CDS encoding ADP-ribosylglycohydrolase family protein has translation MIRRTILIASLFFSLISPSQSLKGFLKLSLREYVDKMAGGWLGQMVGVGWGAPTEFRYCDEIIPDEAVPKWEPSMVNQFYQDDLYVEMVFLSALEKYGLDIKPRQAGIAFANTTFGLAHANQQGRSNLRMGIAPPDSGHPAFNPHADDIDYQIEADYSGLIAPGLPNVPVRMGEIFGRLMNYGDGVYAGQFVGGMYSAAFFEKDMVKIVETGLRCIPKGSQYYECISDVLKWFKENPNDWRKTWLKVKEKYQDNPAYRRFSCSGPSSKFNIDAKINGAYVVIGLLYGGGDIERTIKIAMQCGQDSDCNPSTAGGVLFTTIGFSKIPEKYKRALDRKQKFAGSDYDFDKLIAVCEKLAREVVLRTGGKIIKDKTGEEYFLIPIKSPTPSRLEQSWNPRPIRGERFTKEEMKEIISKE, from the coding sequence ATGATTAGGAGAACGATTTTAATTGCTTCCCTTTTCTTCTCTTTGATTTCACCCAGCCAGTCCCTTAAAGGGTTCTTAAAGCTATCTCTAAGGGAATATGTTGATAAGATGGCGGGTGGATGGCTCGGGCAGATGGTGGGTGTGGGCTGGGGAGCGCCCACGGAGTTTCGTTACTGCGATGAGATTATTCCCGATGAAGCGGTTCCTAAATGGGAACCCTCTATGGTCAATCAATTCTATCAAGACGACCTTTATGTCGAGATGGTGTTCCTTTCTGCCCTTGAGAAATATGGCTTGGATATCAAACCAAGACAAGCGGGAATAGCTTTTGCAAACACGACTTTCGGATTAGCCCACGCAAATCAACAAGGTAGGAGCAATCTTCGCATGGGAATCGCTCCTCCCGATTCCGGTCATCCTGCTTTCAATCCTCACGCCGACGATATTGATTATCAAATAGAAGCCGATTATTCCGGACTTATAGCACCTGGGCTTCCCAATGTGCCCGTGAGAATGGGGGAGATATTCGGGAGATTGATGAACTACGGGGATGGCGTATACGCGGGTCAATTCGTTGGAGGGATGTATTCCGCTGCTTTCTTTGAGAAGGATATGGTGAAGATAGTGGAGACGGGACTTCGCTGCATTCCCAAGGGAAGCCAATATTATGAGTGCATAAGCGATGTGCTCAAATGGTTCAAGGAGAATCCCAACGATTGGAGGAAAACCTGGTTGAAGGTGAAGGAGAAATATCAAGATAACCCTGCTTACAGGCGTTTCTCCTGTAGCGGTCCGTCCTCCAAATTCAATATAGATGCGAAGATAAACGGTGCTTATGTGGTTATCGGTCTCCTCTATGGTGGAGGAGATATTGAGAGGACGATAAAGATAGCCATGCAGTGTGGGCAGGATTCGGACTGCAATCCTTCCACAGCGGGAGGAGTATTATTTACAACGATTGGGTTTTCAAAAATACCCGAAAAATATAAGCGAGCTCTGGATAGGAAACAGAAGTTTGCTGGCTCAGATTACGATTTTGATAAACTGATAGCGGTATGCGAGAAACTCGCAAGGGAAGTCGTTTTGCGAACAGGAGGGAAAATAATCAAAGATAAAACAGGGGAGGAATATTTCCTCATCCCCATAAAATCTCCCACACCAAGCAGGTTGGAACAATCCTGGAATCCCAGACCGATAAGGGGCGAAAGATTTACAAAAGAGGAAATGAAGGAAATAATTTCAAAGGAGTGA
- a CDS encoding PDZ domain-containing protein, giving the protein MNNNKRIIYGLFASILILLLFSSFLAGFVLRGSLRAGPIFIAQEPSAGFGVSLQPIETLWKVLKLIKDNYVEKITDDQKLIYGAIRGMLGSLNDPYSRFLDPSQTKMLEEESSGEFYGIGAQLGLRRIEVNGKWEDRVTIIAPLPGSPAEKAGLKAGDYIVAVDDKDVKGLSLDEVASRIRGKKGTSVKLTIERRGVKERLNFTIQRELIKVEPVESKFLPEGYGYIKLQSFSEHAGERLRDAVLKSLKQGAKGIILDLRNNPGGLFEEAVKTSSVFIKDSPVVIIQERGGKRTPVSPEKSLYVEGNYPLLVLVNEGSASASEILAGAIKDHERGKILGRRTFGKGLVQTVIPLGDGSAISLTTAKYLTPSGKDINKEGIHPDIVFGPDESKYEFSWNGAILRWEKKHLRILYLSPKSPLLKAGFQVGDLITQIENKIVSANPLVNITNLLFDETRKTVVLKCLKNGKLFSKSVPKEEIDLELEKAVEVLRGGGK; this is encoded by the coding sequence ATGAATAACAACAAAAGGATTATTTACGGTCTATTTGCTTCAATTTTAATTCTCTTGCTTTTCTCTTCCTTCCTTGCTGGTTTCGTCCTTAGGGGTTCCCTGAGAGCGGGTCCGATATTCATAGCACAGGAGCCTTCAGCTGGTTTCGGCGTTAGCCTTCAGCCCATTGAGACGCTATGGAAGGTCCTAAAACTCATCAAAGATAACTATGTGGAGAAGATAACCGATGACCAGAAATTGATTTACGGGGCAATAAGGGGGATGCTCGGTTCCCTCAATGACCCCTATAGCCGATTTCTTGACCCCTCTCAAACGAAAATGTTGGAAGAGGAAAGCAGTGGGGAGTTCTATGGTATAGGTGCCCAGCTCGGTCTTCGCAGGATAGAGGTTAATGGAAAATGGGAGGATAGAGTCACTATCATCGCTCCCTTGCCGGGAAGTCCCGCTGAGAAGGCGGGTTTGAAGGCGGGAGATTATATAGTTGCAGTTGATGATAAGGATGTTAAAGGATTATCACTTGATGAGGTAGCTTCTCGGATAAGGGGGAAGAAGGGGACATCCGTGAAGCTGACGATTGAAAGAAGGGGTGTTAAGGAGCGCCTAAACTTCACCATCCAGCGGGAATTGATAAAGGTGGAGCCCGTGGAAAGCAAGTTCCTTCCCGAGGGCTACGGCTACATAAAACTGCAATCCTTCAGTGAGCACGCCGGTGAGAGGCTTAGGGATGCAGTGTTGAAGTCATTGAAGCAGGGAGCTAAAGGGATTATATTGGATTTGCGGAACAACCCGGGTGGATTGTTTGAGGAAGCTGTGAAGACTTCTAGCGTCTTTATAAAGGATAGCCCCGTTGTGATAATACAGGAAAGGGGCGGGAAGAGGACGCCTGTAAGCCCGGAGAAATCGCTTTATGTAGAGGGGAATTATCCCCTCTTGGTTTTGGTTAACGAGGGAAGTGCTAGCGCATCTGAGATATTGGCGGGCGCGATTAAGGACCACGAGAGAGGGAAAATCCTTGGGAGGAGGACATTTGGGAAGGGTCTCGTCCAAACGGTCATTCCCCTTGGTGATGGCTCTGCAATTTCCCTCACAACAGCCAAGTATCTCACTCCCTCCGGCAAGGACATAAATAAAGAGGGCATTCATCCCGATATAGTCTTCGGTCCCGACGAGAGCAAATATGAATTTTCCTGGAATGGCGCCATACTTCGCTGGGAGAAAAAGCACCTCCGCATCCTCTATCTCTCTCCCAAGTCTCCGCTCTTGAAAGCCGGCTTCCAGGTGGGCGATTTAATCACCCAAATAGAGAACAAAATCGTCAGCGCGAATCCCCTCGTTAATATAACGAATCTTCTCTTTGATGAAACTCGCAAAACCGTCGTTCTTAAATGTTTGAAAAATGGGAAGCTGTTCAGCAAATCCGTTCCTAAAGAGGAGATAGATTTGGAGCTTGAGAAGGCGGTTGAGGTCCTTAGGGGAGGTGGTAAATGA
- the ybeY gene encoding rRNA maturation RNase YbeY, translating into MAVRIIALNKIALKKRSLKRVAKKTIEFVGAGDKSINIVLADDALVRELNRRYRGIDAPTDVLSFPYEDKDLWGEVVISLDTCRRQAEERGHSFERELSILIIHGVLHLLGYDDETEEGWREMVRLQEEVLRRLEDEKEA; encoded by the coding sequence TTGGCGGTCAGAATAATCGCGCTAAACAAAATAGCATTAAAGAAGCGGTCGCTGAAAAGAGTAGCGAAGAAAACAATTGAGTTCGTAGGGGCAGGGGATAAGAGCATAAACATCGTTTTGGCTGATGATGCTCTTGTGAGGGAGCTAAATCGGCGCTATAGGGGGATAGATGCACCCACCGATGTTCTTTCCTTTCCCTATGAGGATAAGGACTTATGGGGGGAGGTAGTGATTTCCCTTGATACTTGTAGGAGGCAGGCGGAGGAAAGGGGACATAGCTTTGAAAGGGAGCTTTCAATTCTCATAATTCATGGAGTTCTGCATCTTCTCGGCTATGATGATGAAACGGAAGAAGGCTGGAGGGAGATGGTGAGGTTGCAGGAGGAGGTGCTGAGGAGGCTTGAAGATGAAAAAGAGGCTTAG
- a CDS encoding peptidoglycan DD-metalloendopeptidase family protein has protein sequence MNRKLVFSLLILLSVPFASPNVLSALKAKLAEINKKIFNVKSKLSKAKKEEKYAYQKLIETSRRLNRAQNELRKSEAKIQQLEKNISYLSQDIRKKQIQLYKHQQKLEQRLVEYYKQGGRGGFLAVFLGVTDAFTVLSRSYYMKQVLEEDKALFDEIKREKAILEQKKAELEREKQKAILLKQQQEENKRQIEIEKAKRSSILKDIESKRIEYEKALEELERNSREIEQMLLALEKTPEGQRRLARPWKGGFIYPVRGSITSGFGMRTHPIYHIKKMHTGIDISAHSGTPIKAAAGGEVVFAGWWGGYGNVVIIDHGGGISTLYAHCSAIYVKKGQSVSQGEVIAAVGSTGLSTGPHLHFEVRKNGKPVDPLGYL, from the coding sequence TTGAATAGAAAGCTCGTCTTTTCCTTGCTTATCTTGCTCTCAGTCCCGTTTGCTTCTCCAAATGTTCTTTCTGCCCTAAAGGCTAAACTCGCAGAGATAAACAAAAAGATATTTAATGTAAAGAGCAAATTGAGCAAGGCTAAGAAAGAAGAGAAATATGCTTATCAGAAGTTGATAGAGACGAGTAGAAGGCTCAATAGGGCGCAAAACGAGTTGAGAAAAAGCGAGGCGAAAATCCAGCAGCTAGAAAAGAACATAAGCTATCTAAGCCAGGATATCCGAAAGAAACAGATACAACTATATAAACATCAGCAGAAGCTGGAGCAGAGGCTCGTTGAATATTATAAACAGGGAGGAAGGGGTGGTTTCCTCGCCGTGTTCTTGGGGGTTACCGATGCTTTCACCGTGCTCTCTCGTTCCTATTATATGAAACAGGTATTGGAGGAGGACAAGGCTCTCTTTGATGAGATAAAAAGAGAAAAGGCTATTCTGGAACAGAAGAAAGCAGAACTTGAGAGAGAAAAACAGAAAGCCATTCTCTTAAAACAACAGCAGGAGGAGAACAAGAGGCAGATTGAGATTGAAAAAGCAAAGAGAAGCTCAATATTAAAGGATATAGAGAGCAAGAGGATAGAATATGAGAAGGCGTTAGAGGAACTTGAGAGGAACTCAAGGGAGATAGAGCAAATGCTTTTGGCATTGGAGAAGACGCCTGAGGGGCAAAGGCGCCTTGCTCGTCCCTGGAAGGGAGGTTTCATATATCCCGTTAGAGGGTCTATAACCTCTGGTTTTGGGATGAGAACGCACCCCATTTATCATATTAAAAAGATGCACACTGGAATAGATATATCCGCTCACTCTGGAACGCCCATAAAGGCAGCTGCAGGAGGGGAGGTTGTTTTCGCCGGTTGGTGGGGAGGCTATGGAAATGTGGTTATAATAGACCATGGAGGAGGAATTTCAACTTTGTATGCTCATTGTTCAGCTATATATGTTAAAAAAGGACAGAGTGTTTCCCAAGGTGAAGTAATAGCAGCTGTGGGAAGCACGGGGCTATCAACTGGACCCCATCTCCATTTTGAGGTTAGAAAGAACGGGAAACCGGTTGACCCACTTGGATATCTTTAG
- the rpsU gene encoding 30S ribosomal protein S21 has product MAKIEVRAGESIDNALRRFRKKLQRSGVLREAKRHEHYLKPSERKRRQSKRQR; this is encoded by the coding sequence ATGGCGAAGATAGAAGTCAGAGCGGGAGAGTCAATAGATAACGCCCTCCGCCGATTCAGGAAAAAGCTGCAGCGTTCTGGTGTTTTGAGAGAAGCAAAACGCCACGAACACTACCTCAAGCCAAGCGAGAGGAAGAGGAGGCAAAGTAAAAGACAAAGATAA
- the ftsE gene encoding cell division ATP-binding protein FtsE, whose amino-acid sequence MIQMLNVSFVYPNGVKALHNINLRIEKGEFVFLVGPTGTGKSTLLKLIYCAEYPTEGKVIVAGRDISRLAKKEIPLLRRRLGIVFQDFRLIPSRTVWENIAFALRAIGMSRRDVWRKLPEVLDIVGLTDKAEAYPAQLSAGEQQRVAIARAIVNNPLILVADEPTGNLDPDTSLDIVNLLARINLMGTTVLVATHDKFIVDRMRKRVITLENGRIVSDRERGVYEHHASE is encoded by the coding sequence ATGATACAGATGCTTAATGTCTCCTTCGTATACCCCAACGGAGTGAAAGCTCTTCACAACATTAATTTGAGAATTGAAAAAGGAGAGTTTGTTTTTCTCGTCGGTCCCACAGGAACCGGCAAATCCACCCTCCTTAAACTCATCTATTGCGCTGAATACCCCACCGAAGGGAAAGTAATTGTCGCCGGAAGGGATATCTCTCGCCTCGCTAAAAAGGAAATCCCCCTCCTCAGACGCAGATTGGGAATCGTTTTCCAAGATTTCCGTCTCATTCCTTCAAGAACAGTTTGGGAGAACATCGCTTTCGCCCTCCGCGCCATTGGAATGAGCAGGAGGGATGTCTGGAGGAAACTGCCCGAAGTTCTTGATATCGTGGGGCTAACGGATAAAGCGGAAGCCTATCCCGCCCAGCTCTCCGCAGGCGAGCAGCAGAGAGTCGCCATTGCGAGAGCCATCGTTAACAATCCTCTCATCTTAGTAGCCGATGAGCCAACGGGAAACCTTGACCCCGACACCTCCCTTGATATCGTCAACCTCCTCGCTCGCATCAACCTGATGGGAACAACTGTTCTCGTCGCCACTCACGATAAATTCATAGTTGATAGGATGAGAAAAAGGGTCATAACTCTTGAAAATGGAAGAATCGTCAGCGATAGAGAAAGAGGGGTTTACGAGCACCATGCATCTGAGTAG